The Sporomusa termitida genome has a window encoding:
- the murG gene encoding undecaprenyldiphospho-muramoylpentapeptide beta-N-acetylglucosaminyltransferase produces MRLIISGGGTGGHIYPAVTIAREVARLSGNCEILFVGTKHGLESDIVPKEGFAFATIEVRGLERRLSWQNIRTLCNTAGSVWNSIKIIKRFKPDVVIGTGGYVCGPVLLAASLLKVPTMIQEQNVIPGITNKILARFVDKIAVGYKEAEQYFTRYKPDQLIFTGNPIRPEVMSAGRDEGQRALGLDPNKLTLLVVGGSRGARSINNAMFEVYKHFSGSPHIQILHVTGQNEYNSIVSNIKQAGIDISSGGNIIIEPYLYNMPLALAAADLGIFRAGAVGLAELTARGIPSILIPYPYAAENHQEFNARALERHGAATVIADKELTGSKLIATIESLVENPAILSTMAEKSRESGRPQAAEVIARLALCLIKLQSNNKR; encoded by the coding sequence ATGCGCCTGATTATATCTGGCGGGGGAACAGGCGGCCACATCTACCCCGCCGTTACTATCGCAAGAGAAGTTGCCAGATTAAGCGGCAATTGTGAAATCCTGTTTGTAGGCACTAAACATGGTCTGGAGTCCGACATTGTACCTAAAGAAGGCTTTGCTTTTGCAACAATCGAAGTACGGGGCCTGGAGCGCCGCCTTTCCTGGCAGAATATCCGGACTTTGTGCAATACAGCCGGCAGTGTTTGGAATTCCATAAAAATTATTAAGCGTTTTAAGCCTGATGTTGTTATCGGTACCGGCGGCTATGTGTGCGGTCCGGTACTTTTGGCTGCCAGCCTGCTGAAAGTTCCAACCATGATTCAGGAACAAAATGTCATACCAGGTATCACCAATAAAATATTGGCCCGGTTTGTTGATAAAATTGCCGTAGGGTACAAAGAAGCTGAGCAATATTTTACAAGGTACAAGCCTGACCAGCTTATATTTACCGGTAACCCCATCAGGCCTGAGGTTATGTCGGCAGGACGGGACGAGGGCCAAAGGGCTTTAGGGTTAGATCCTAATAAGCTTACCTTGCTGGTAGTTGGCGGCAGCCGTGGGGCGCGCAGCATAAATAACGCTATGTTTGAGGTGTACAAACATTTTAGCGGCAGTCCCCATATTCAAATATTGCATGTAACAGGACAAAACGAGTATAATAGCATAGTTAGCAATATTAAACAAGCTGGTATAGACATTTCCAGTGGTGGAAATATTATCATTGAACCTTATTTGTATAATATGCCGCTGGCATTGGCTGCTGCTGATTTAGGAATTTTCCGGGCCGGGGCTGTTGGCTTGGCAGAATTGACAGCCCGCGGTATTCCCTCAATCCTGATACCATATCCTTATGCCGCCGAAAACCATCAGGAATTCAATGCCAGGGCTCTGGAGAGACATGGTGCGGCAACAGTGATTGCAGATAAGGAGTTAACAGGCAGTAAGCTGATAGCTACAATTGAGAGCTTAGTGGAGAATCCAGCCATATTATCAACCATGGCTGAAAAAAGCAGAGAGTCGGGCCGGCCTCAGGCAGCAGAAGTAATTGCCCGGTTGGCCCTTTGCCTAATAAAGCTGCAAAGTAATAATAAAAGGTAA
- the murA gene encoding UDP-N-acetylglucosamine 1-carboxyvinyltransferase — protein sequence MEKFIVRGEVQLCGNVRVSGAKNATLPIMAATLLCSGVSIIHDVPYLRDIQAMQDILTLIGAKIIRQGHTMLIDTTNVSKAEIPEHLMREMRASVFLMGPLLGRFRKVRISYPGGCAIGPRPINLHIKALERIGAKVDESFGFIEAEAEELTGGEVNFDFPSVGATENAMMAAALAKGTTIIRNAAREPEITDLQTILNKMGARISGAGTDTIRIDGVAKLTPTEHTVMCDRIEAGTFLMASAMTRGDVVVENIIPEHLFSVTDKLQDIGAQIVTGKDYVRIKAGELRGVDIKTLPYPGFPTDLQAPMLSLVSIAKGTSIITETIFENRFKHVDELTRMGAKIKVEGRTAIIRGVASLTGANVAAPDLRAGSALVLAALAAKGTSEVEQVYHIDRGYENIEKKLQALGAQIVRVQVAEGGH from the coding sequence ATGGAGAAATTTATCGTCAGAGGCGAAGTACAACTATGTGGTAATGTCCGGGTGAGCGGGGCTAAAAATGCTACATTGCCGATTATGGCGGCAACGCTTCTGTGTTCCGGCGTTAGTATTATCCATGATGTTCCCTATTTGCGCGATATTCAGGCCATGCAGGATATTTTAACACTCATAGGGGCTAAAATAATCAGGCAGGGCCATACCATGCTGATTGACACGACTAATGTCAGTAAGGCTGAAATTCCCGAGCATTTAATGCGGGAAATGCGGGCTTCGGTGTTCCTGATGGGGCCGCTGTTAGGGAGATTCCGCAAAGTCAGAATCTCCTATCCCGGTGGTTGTGCTATCGGGCCAAGGCCAATTAATCTACATATCAAAGCACTCGAAAGAATTGGCGCAAAAGTTGATGAAAGTTTTGGATTTATTGAGGCTGAGGCTGAAGAATTAACAGGCGGCGAGGTTAATTTTGACTTTCCCAGCGTGGGGGCGACTGAGAATGCAATGATGGCTGCCGCACTGGCCAAGGGTACAACAATTATCCGCAATGCGGCGCGTGAACCTGAAATCACGGACTTGCAAACCATCTTGAATAAAATGGGAGCAAGGATTAGTGGGGCGGGAACAGATACCATCAGAATTGACGGTGTGGCCAAACTTACCCCGACCGAGCACACGGTAATGTGTGACCGGATTGAAGCAGGCACCTTTCTAATGGCAAGCGCTATGACGCGTGGTGATGTTGTTGTTGAAAACATTATTCCGGAGCATTTATTCTCGGTTACTGATAAATTGCAGGATATTGGCGCCCAGATCGTAACCGGCAAGGATTATGTCCGGATAAAAGCCGGGGAGCTCAGGGGGGTTGATATTAAAACCCTGCCTTACCCGGGATTTCCCACCGACCTGCAGGCACCGATGCTGTCATTGGTTTCGATTGCCAAAGGTACCAGCATTATCACGGAAACTATTTTTGAGAACCGCTTTAAACATGTAGACGAACTTACCCGGATGGGGGCTAAAATAAAAGTGGAAGGCCGGACTGCTATTATTCGCGGTGTTGCAAGTTTGACCGGAGCCAATGTGGCGGCACCTGATTTACGGGCTGGCAGTGCCTTGGTGCTGGCGGCCCTTGCCGCTAAGGGAACCTCAGAGGTTGAGCAGGTTTATCATATTGACCGGGGTTATGAAAATATTGAGAAAAAATTGCAGGCTTTAGGTGCACAGATTGTACGGGTCCAGGTAGCTGAAGGAGGACATTAG
- a CDS encoding UDP-N-acetylmuramoyl-tripeptide--D-alanyl-D-alanine ligase, whose protein sequence is MPDFSLSEVLKATGGRWTGSGGKFFRGISTDTRTVQPGNLFIALAGERFDGHEFAAQAAAKGAAGVVVCRPVAVANPVAVIEVQDTLSAFQALARLHRSRYQIPVIGVTGSNGKTTTKDMLAAVLASRFHVLKTEANFNNEIGLPLTLLKLDADHEAAVVEMGMRACGQIRELAEIALPTVGVVTNVGETHMEILGSIENIAAAKAELVEAIGPDDVVVLNADDPHVRAMQHKAQGRVVLYGLGPAATVRAENIVTGKNGDLITTFDCAGPRGSFPVILHTVGSHNVYNALAAIAAGWELGLLPGDLAAGISSFVPGAMRLEIRNYGEYTVINDVYNASPLSMAAALDTLAAIGKGRRIAVLGDMLELGDTAAGSHRRIGQLAAEQGLDIVLTIGPLAEYIAAAAAEHGVKIVHAFTCHQQAIEMLQCLLQPGDYILLKGSRGMKMETMLKAFDHLSLR, encoded by the coding sequence ATGCCTGATTTTAGCTTAAGTGAAGTATTAAAAGCTACTGGTGGCCGCTGGACTGGCAGCGGCGGCAAATTTTTTCGCGGCATTTCCACCGATACCCGGACCGTGCAGCCGGGCAATTTATTTATCGCTTTAGCGGGGGAACGCTTTGACGGTCATGAATTTGCTGCCCAGGCGGCCGCCAAGGGCGCTGCCGGGGTCGTTGTCTGCCGGCCGGTGGCTGTGGCCAATCCTGTAGCTGTGATTGAGGTACAGGATACTTTGAGTGCCTTTCAGGCCTTAGCCAGGCTGCACCGCAGCCGCTATCAGATTCCTGTAATCGGTGTGACCGGCTCTAATGGCAAGACGACGACCAAGGATATGCTGGCGGCTGTTTTAGCCAGCCGGTTTCATGTACTTAAAACCGAAGCCAACTTTAATAATGAGATTGGCCTGCCCTTAACCCTGCTGAAACTGGACGCAGACCATGAAGCCGCCGTTGTTGAAATGGGAATGCGGGCTTGTGGACAGATTCGGGAACTTGCTGAGATTGCCTTGCCCACCGTAGGGGTAGTAACCAATGTGGGCGAAACGCATATGGAAATCCTGGGTTCAATTGAAAATATTGCGGCCGCCAAGGCCGAATTAGTGGAAGCAATCGGGCCGGATGATGTAGTTGTGCTGAATGCAGATGATCCGCATGTCCGGGCTATGCAGCACAAAGCGCAAGGGCGGGTTGTCCTGTATGGCTTGGGTCCGGCAGCTACGGTGCGGGCTGAGAACATAGTGACAGGGAAAAACGGCGATTTAATTACTACCTTTGACTGCGCAGGCCCCCGTGGTTCTTTTCCTGTCATTTTGCATACTGTAGGCAGCCATAATGTGTATAATGCCCTGGCGGCTATTGCCGCCGGGTGGGAATTGGGGCTGTTGCCCGGTGATCTGGCTGCCGGGATCAGTAGTTTTGTTCCCGGGGCCATGCGGCTTGAGATCAGAAATTATGGCGAATATACGGTTATTAATGATGTGTATAATGCCAGCCCCTTATCAATGGCAGCTGCCCTTGACACCCTGGCCGCTATTGGCAAAGGCCGCAGGATCGCCGTGTTAGGGGATATGCTGGAGCTTGGCGATACCGCTGCCGGATCTCATCGGCGGATTGGCCAATTGGCTGCTGAACAAGGTCTGGACATTGTTCTTACAATAGGGCCTTTAGCCGAATACATTGCTGCTGCTGCTGCTGAACATGGTGTTAAAATTGTCCATGCTTTTACCTGCCACCAACAGGCGATTGAGATGCTGCAGTGTCTGCTGCAACCGGGGGACTATATTTTGCTAAAAGGCTCCCGCGGTATGAAAATGGAAACGATGCTGAAAGCATTTGATCATTTATCGCTGCGTTAG
- a CDS encoding UDP-N-acetylmuramoyl-L-alanyl-D-glutamate--2,6-diaminopimelate ligase, with the protein MIKGLKQLTDLLPAAAIQGRLEREIRAVAHDSRQVVPGTLFVCLSGVHADGHDFITAAVQQGAAAVLVEKDVPAAGCEDITIIKVADTRKAMQVIVPYFFDYPGHKLRMIGVTGTNGKTTTTYLIRSILRQAGHKAGLIGTIQTMIGDQILPVKNTTPDVIELQSILAEMVANGMEYAIMEVSSHALALGRIAGCEFDVAVFTNMTQDHLDFHQTFANYIETKAELFRSLNRPDSKKQGKTAIINFDDPVGKAMAAHAGCPVISYGINSTAVLTADSLAVAAAGSSFSIKGPFGAMPLTLNITGMFNVYNVLAAAGAALAEKIDPAIIRQALEGFSSVPGRFELVQAGQPFTVIVDYAHTPDGLENVLKTAKQFATAKIIVVFGCGGDRDRTKRPLMGKLAAVYGDIVLATSDNPRSEEPGKILEDIEVGLKDALAAGHSAKSYQIIIDRRQAITQAIQLAGPQDVVLIAGKGHETYQILKDRTIDFDDRQVAREVIREMKINA; encoded by the coding sequence ATGATCAAAGGTTTAAAACAGCTGACCGACTTATTGCCAGCTGCAGCAATACAGGGGCGGCTTGAACGGGAAATCAGGGCCGTGGCCCATGATTCGCGGCAGGTTGTTCCCGGCACACTGTTTGTTTGTCTGTCCGGGGTTCATGCTGACGGACACGATTTTATCACTGCCGCTGTGCAGCAGGGGGCCGCGGCTGTACTGGTGGAGAAGGACGTACCGGCAGCGGGCTGTGAAGATATTACGATTATCAAAGTTGCTGATACCCGTAAGGCGATGCAGGTTATTGTCCCGTATTTTTTTGATTATCCGGGCCATAAACTGCGTATGATCGGTGTTACCGGCACCAACGGGAAGACAACGACAACCTATCTGATTAGAAGCATTTTGCGGCAGGCCGGCCATAAAGCGGGCTTGATCGGTACGATTCAGACCATGATTGGCGATCAGATACTCCCGGTAAAAAATACAACACCTGACGTTATTGAACTGCAAAGTATTCTCGCAGAAATGGTCGCCAATGGCATGGAATATGCAATTATGGAGGTTTCTTCCCACGCTTTGGCGTTAGGGCGGATAGCCGGTTGTGAATTTGACGTCGCCGTATTTACCAATATGACCCAGGACCATCTGGATTTCCATCAAACATTTGCAAATTATATAGAAACCAAAGCCGAATTGTTCCGGAGTTTAAATAGACCTGACAGTAAGAAACAGGGTAAAACGGCAATTATTAATTTTGATGATCCGGTCGGAAAAGCGATGGCAGCCCATGCCGGTTGTCCGGTGATCAGCTATGGGATCAACAGCACAGCCGTACTCACTGCCGACAGTCTGGCCGTGGCCGCGGCAGGCTCCAGTTTTAGTATCAAGGGGCCGTTTGGTGCTATGCCGCTTACCCTCAATATTACCGGCATGTTTAATGTCTATAACGTATTGGCGGCAGCCGGGGCCGCCTTAGCGGAAAAAATCGATCCGGCCATAATCAGGCAGGCGCTCGAAGGCTTTAGCAGTGTACCGGGCCGGTTTGAGCTTGTGCAGGCCGGACAACCGTTTACTGTCATCGTTGACTATGCCCACACGCCGGATGGACTGGAGAATGTCCTAAAAACAGCAAAACAGTTTGCCACCGCCAAAATTATTGTCGTGTTTGGCTGCGGCGGCGACCGTGACCGTACTAAGCGTCCCCTTATGGGTAAACTGGCCGCAGTCTATGGCGACATTGTGCTGGCTACTTCGGATAACCCCCGCAGTGAAGAGCCGGGAAAAATACTGGAAGATATTGAAGTGGGGCTTAAAGACGCTTTGGCAGCCGGCCATAGCGCCAAAAGCTATCAAATAATTATTGACCGCCGGCAGGCGATTACGCAGGCCATTCAACTGGCCGGGCCGCAGGATGTGGTGCTGATCGCCGGTAAGGGCCATGAGACCTATCAGATATTAAAAGACAGGACCATTGATTTTGATGATCGCCAGGTAGCGCGTGAGGTTATCAGGGAGATGAAAATAAATGCCTGA
- the murD gene encoding UDP-N-acetylmuramoyl-L-alanine--D-glutamate ligase, giving the protein MIKQTEFFTKKILVLGAGVSGISVADILQQLGAQVTLSDAKPAAKIDKDLSRLKTNGVRLALGNQTETLLDGIDYIVLSPGISIYIPLVAAAQIRGIPVMSEVEVAYRLSSAPIIAITGTNGKTTTTTLLGEILKTTGRQVAVGGNIGAALSEQALTVGPDSFVVAEISSFQLEGAINFKPHIAAVLNLTPDHLDRHHTMAAYQEMKERIFIRQDKNDYIILNYDDVTVRGMAARAPGNIIYFSRRQCLAQGFYVDSGNITLNWAGKTGVICAVSDMQIKGGHNVENALAACAVGYFAGASLENMAAVLKAFPGVEHRIEPVREIAGVSYYNDSKATNPESTIKALEAFAGHIILIAGGRDKNTDLTEFMQLAKERVDHLIVMGEAGPRFAEAAAQQGVRNIHSVPSFPAAVTLAHKLAQPPQVVLLSPACASYDMFNNYEERGKIFKDLVCRLG; this is encoded by the coding sequence ATGATTAAGCAGACAGAGTTTTTTACTAAGAAAATTTTAGTACTCGGTGCCGGTGTTAGCGGTATTTCAGTTGCTGATATTTTGCAGCAGCTGGGGGCGCAGGTTACCTTAAGTGATGCGAAACCGGCCGCTAAAATTGATAAAGATCTTTCCCGGCTAAAAACAAACGGTGTCAGGCTGGCGCTGGGTAATCAGACAGAAACATTATTGGACGGTATCGATTATATAGTGCTGTCGCCAGGCATATCTATCTATATACCGCTGGTTGCTGCCGCGCAAATACGCGGTATTCCGGTAATGAGTGAAGTCGAGGTTGCCTATCGCCTGAGCAGCGCACCGATTATAGCAATTACCGGCACTAACGGTAAAACAACAACAACAACCCTGCTTGGGGAGATTCTAAAGACTACAGGCCGCCAGGTAGCTGTAGGCGGCAATATCGGCGCTGCTTTGTCTGAGCAGGCGCTTACGGTCGGGCCCGACAGTTTTGTTGTTGCCGAGATATCAAGCTTCCAGCTGGAGGGAGCAATAAACTTTAAACCTCACATTGCGGCGGTTTTAAATCTGACACCTGATCATCTTGACAGGCATCACACTATGGCTGCCTATCAGGAGATGAAGGAACGGATTTTTATCCGGCAGGATAAAAATGACTACATAATTCTTAATTATGATGATGTGACTGTACGGGGGATGGCGGCCCGGGCGCCCGGGAATATTATTTATTTCAGCCGCCGCCAGTGCCTTGCGCAGGGTTTTTATGTAGATAGCGGCAACATCACTCTGAACTGGGCGGGAAAAACCGGTGTTATCTGTGCAGTCAGTGATATGCAAATAAAAGGCGGCCATAATGTAGAAAATGCTCTGGCTGCCTGCGCAGTTGGTTATTTTGCCGGCGCCAGCCTGGAAAACATGGCTGCCGTTCTTAAAGCATTTCCGGGTGTGGAGCACCGGATTGAGCCTGTAAGGGAAATTGCCGGTGTAAGTTATTACAATGATTCTAAAGCTACTAACCCTGAATCGACGATAAAAGCGCTTGAGGCTTTTGCCGGTCATATTATTCTTATTGCCGGCGGCCGGGATAAGAATACAGATCTGACTGAATTTATGCAGTTGGCCAAAGAGCGGGTTGATCATTTGATTGTAATGGGTGAAGCCGGGCCGCGTTTTGCTGAAGCGGCAGCGCAACAGGGCGTAAGGAATATTCATTCTGTGCCTTCTTTCCCCGCGGCAGTTACCCTTGCCCATAAACTGGCACAGCCGCCGCAGGTGGTACTTTTGTCTCCAGCCTGTGCCAGCTATGATATGTTTAATAACTATGAGGAACGGGGGAAAATATTTAAAGATTTGGTATGCCGGTTAGGTTAA
- the mraY gene encoding phospho-N-acetylmuramoyl-pentapeptide-transferase translates to MQELLYAAAMAFAIAILAGPLVIPMLKRLKFGQSIREEGPERHYAKAGTPTMGGVLLLVALTIPSLLFAGNNQEVLLALFVTLGHGLIGFLDDFIKVVLKRSLGLKARQKLLGQIVMALALSYIASIYFGRGTDIWIPVWGVTIDFGALYYLLIFVVLVGTTNAVNLTDGLDGLAAGTTTVAALAYAVVALSFGKPDLAIFCVALAGACLGFLRYNAHPAKVFMGDTGSLALGGALAAVAVMTKTEFLLVIVGGVFVVEALSVIIQVISFKSTGKRVFKMSPIHHHFELSGWSETKVVTVFWLAGAVFAAVALSLLAVSRSGGM, encoded by the coding sequence ATGCAGGAATTGTTGTATGCTGCCGCGATGGCGTTTGCCATCGCTATCCTGGCAGGACCGCTGGTTATTCCTATGCTAAAGCGGCTAAAATTCGGGCAAAGCATTAGAGAAGAAGGACCTGAGCGGCATTATGCCAAAGCCGGCACACCGACTATGGGCGGGGTTTTGCTGTTAGTGGCGCTTACCATTCCCAGCCTGCTGTTTGCCGGTAATAATCAGGAAGTCCTGTTAGCTCTATTTGTTACATTAGGACATGGTTTAATCGGCTTTCTGGATGACTTTATTAAAGTTGTGTTAAAACGTTCGCTGGGGCTTAAAGCCCGGCAAAAGCTGCTGGGGCAAATCGTTATGGCGTTGGCACTCTCTTATATTGCCAGTATTTATTTTGGCCGCGGCACCGACATCTGGATACCTGTTTGGGGAGTTACTATTGATTTTGGGGCTTTATATTATCTGTTAATCTTCGTTGTCCTTGTGGGGACCACGAATGCGGTTAATCTTACTGACGGTCTTGATGGTTTAGCCGCCGGCACAACCACCGTTGCGGCCCTGGCTTATGCTGTCGTGGCCCTGTCTTTTGGCAAGCCTGATTTGGCCATTTTTTGTGTAGCTTTAGCCGGGGCCTGTCTGGGGTTTTTGCGGTATAATGCTCATCCGGCCAAAGTTTTTATGGGTGACACCGGTTCACTGGCGTTGGGCGGTGCGCTGGCGGCAGTGGCAGTAATGACCAAAACTGAATTCTTACTGGTTATTGTGGGCGGCGTATTTGTTGTTGAAGCGCTTTCCGTCATTATTCAGGTAATTTCTTTTAAGTCAACAGGTAAGCGGGTTTTTAAAATGAGTCCTATTCATCATCATTTTGAATTATCCGGTTGGTCTGAGACCAAAGTGGTGACCGTATTCTGGCTGGCTGGCGCAGTATTTGCCGCCGTTGCGTTGAGCTTACTGGCAGTTAGCCGGTCTGGGGGTATGTAA
- the murC gene encoding UDP-N-acetylmuramate--L-alanine ligase translates to MLDDVQRIHFIGIGGSGMSAIAKVLLEMGYAVSGSDAQKSAVTSRLEQAGAKVHIGHNYENISGTQAVVVSTAIPETNPEIKAARDKEIAVYHRADVLAFLMRKRQGIAVAGAHGKTTTTSMIALMLEKSGTDPTIIIGGELESIGGSAKFGHGPYLVAEADESDGSFLKLAPHIAVVTNIENDHMDYYKTMDNILRTFDEFLHKLQPGSGLAVLCFDNIHVRNIATKLETRYVSYALEQAADYTARNIKSDGPVTIFDVYYREELLGTARICVPGVHNVANALAAVAVGVEAGLSFSQIVEGLSQFQGAKRRFQSKGRVNGVWVVDDYAHHPTEITTTLLGARQTDPKRLICIFQPHRYTRTQFLSKEFGRAFTAADILILTDIYSAGEQPIPGITGETLKIEVERQTNQRVTYIPERDKIARYLAEIVEPGDLVMTMGAGNIYQTGEELVEKLTHQQ, encoded by the coding sequence TTGTTAGATGATGTACAAAGAATTCATTTTATTGGTATCGGTGGCTCTGGTATGAGTGCCATTGCCAAAGTATTGCTTGAAATGGGGTATGCTGTTTCCGGTTCTGATGCCCAGAAATCGGCTGTTACCTCCAGACTTGAGCAGGCGGGGGCAAAGGTGCATATTGGTCACAATTATGAGAATATTAGCGGCACACAGGCTGTAGTTGTTTCAACGGCTATCCCCGAAACCAACCCGGAGATTAAAGCTGCCCGTGATAAGGAAATTGCAGTATATCACCGGGCTGATGTACTGGCATTCCTGATGCGCAAACGGCAGGGAATTGCTGTAGCCGGCGCTCATGGCAAGACCACAACTACCTCGATGATTGCCCTGATGCTTGAGAAGTCCGGGACGGACCCTACCATCATTATTGGCGGTGAACTGGAATCAATAGGCGGTAGTGCAAAGTTTGGGCATGGTCCTTATTTAGTGGCAGAGGCTGATGAAAGTGACGGCTCTTTTTTAAAACTTGCCCCGCATATTGCAGTTGTGACCAATATTGAGAACGATCACATGGACTACTACAAAACCATGGATAATATATTACGCACTTTTGATGAATTTTTACATAAGCTTCAGCCTGGGAGTGGATTAGCCGTTTTATGTTTCGACAATATTCATGTCAGGAATATTGCGACCAAACTTGAAACGCGTTATGTATCATATGCACTTGAACAGGCTGCTGATTATACGGCGCGTAATATTAAATCCGATGGTCCGGTGACAATTTTTGATGTGTATTATCGGGAAGAACTTTTAGGCACGGCCAGAATTTGTGTTCCAGGCGTGCATAATGTGGCAAATGCGCTGGCTGCTGTGGCCGTGGGGGTTGAAGCCGGGCTGAGTTTTTCGCAAATTGTCGAAGGCCTGAGCCAGTTTCAGGGGGCTAAACGCCGTTTTCAGTCCAAAGGGAGGGTAAACGGCGTTTGGGTAGTGGATGACTACGCTCATCACCCTACAGAAATTACCACAACGTTGCTAGGTGCGCGCCAAACAGATCCTAAACGGCTAATCTGCATTTTTCAGCCGCATAGGTATACCCGTACTCAGTTTTTGAGTAAGGAGTTCGGCCGTGCTTTTACTGCGGCTGATATATTGATTCTTACTGATATTTATTCAGCCGGAGAACAGCCTATTCCGGGAATAACCGGCGAGACACTTAAAATTGAGGTTGAACGGCAAACTAATCAGCGAGTTACTTATATACCGGAAAGAGATAAAATTGCCCGGTATCTGGCTGAGATTGTAGAGCCCGGAGATTTGGTGATGACCATGGGTGCCGGCAATATCTACCAAACGGGGGAAGAACTGGTAGAAAAGCTTACGCATCAGCAGTAA
- the spoVE gene encoding stage V sporulation protein E, with protein MAVRPKSPDYVIFFAIIGLLGFGIVMVYSSSAVSAYVNYNDSYYFLKRQMIWATLGLLAMLFTMNVDYHAWRTLAKPAMLVTLVLLVLVLIPGLGKVVNGARRWLGFGSLYLQPSEIAKLAMVLFTANSLAKSQDKISSFTKGVVPQLTMLLVVFGLILKEPDLGTALVIGGTVFILLFAAGAKLSHLGSLGALGVAGIIGAILVEPYRLKRLLAFSDPWADPLNSGYHIIQSLYAIGSGGLFGVGLGRSREKFLYLPEPHTDFIFAILGEELGFIGTVTVIILFFLLAWRGYKIAISAPDIFGSLLAGGITSIIVLQALMNIAVVTASMPVTGIPLPFISFGGSALIFTLAGVGILLNISRYINLK; from the coding sequence TTGGCGGTCAGACCTAAGTCGCCCGACTATGTCATCTTTTTTGCCATTATTGGTTTGTTGGGTTTTGGGATAGTAATGGTTTATAGTTCCAGTGCCGTTTCCGCCTATGTCAACTATAATGACAGCTACTACTTTCTAAAACGCCAGATGATTTGGGCCACCCTGGGATTGCTGGCCATGCTGTTCACAATGAATGTTGATTATCATGCATGGCGTACGCTGGCGAAGCCCGCAATGCTCGTTACACTTGTTTTATTAGTACTTGTCCTTATACCTGGTTTAGGTAAGGTTGTTAATGGTGCCAGACGCTGGTTAGGCTTCGGGTCCCTTTATTTGCAGCCATCAGAAATCGCCAAATTGGCGATGGTCCTGTTTACTGCCAACAGCCTGGCAAAATCTCAGGACAAAATCAGTAGCTTTACTAAGGGGGTTGTCCCCCAGCTGACGATGCTTTTAGTTGTGTTCGGGCTGATCTTAAAAGAGCCTGATCTGGGAACCGCGCTTGTTATTGGCGGTACAGTGTTTATCCTGCTATTTGCTGCCGGCGCTAAATTATCCCATTTAGGATCGCTGGGGGCACTGGGGGTTGCCGGCATTATTGGTGCTATCCTGGTGGAGCCCTATCGCCTTAAACGCCTGCTGGCATTCAGTGATCCCTGGGCAGATCCCTTAAACAGCGGTTACCACATCATTCAGTCGCTGTATGCCATTGGTTCCGGTGGTCTGTTTGGTGTTGGCCTGGGGCGCAGCCGGGAAAAGTTTTTGTATTTACCTGAACCGCATACGGATTTTATATTTGCTATTTTGGGGGAGGAACTGGGTTTTATCGGTACCGTTACTGTAATTATTTTGTTTTTTCTCCTGGCCTGGCGAGGTTATAAAATAGCAATTTCAGCTCCTGATATTTTTGGGAGTTTATTGGCAGGGGGAATAACAAGCATCATCGTTTTGCAGGCCCTGATGAATATTGCGGTGGTTACCGCATCCATGCCGGTAACGGGAATACCATTGCCTTTCATTAGCTTTGGCGGGTCGGCATTAATTTTTACCCTGGCAGGAGTCGGCATTCTCCTCAACATATCACGATATATTAATTTGAAATGA